In Pyrus communis chromosome 1, drPyrComm1.1, whole genome shotgun sequence, the following are encoded in one genomic region:
- the LOC137743590 gene encoding developmentally-regulated G-protein 3, whose translation MATLMQKIKDIEDEMARTQKNKATAHHLGLLKAKLAKLRRDLLEPPSKGGGGAGEGFDVTKSGDARVGLVGFPSVGKSTLLNKLTGTFSEVASYEFTTLTCIPGVIVYRGAKIQLLDLPGIIEGAKDGKGRGRQVISTARTCNCILIVLDAIKPITHKRLIEKELEGFGIRLNKEPPNLTFRKKDKGGINFTSTVTNTHLDLETVKAICSEYRIHNADITLRFDATADDLIDVIEGSRIYMPCIYVVNKIDQITLEELEILDKLPHYCPVSAHLEWNLDGLLEKIWEYLNLTRIYTKPKGMNPDYEDPVILSSKTRTVEDFCERIHKDFIKQFKYALVWGSSAKHKPQRVGKEHLLEDEDVVQIIKKV comes from the exons ATGGCGACTCTGATGCAGAAAATCAAGGATATTGAAGATGAG ATGGCTAGGACTCAAAAGAACAAAGCTACTGCCCATCACTTGGGTTTGCTGAAG GCTAAACTTGCAAAGCTAAGGAGAGATCTACTTGAGCCTCCGTCAAAAGGCGGTGGTGGTGCTGGTGAAGGTTTTGATGTCACTAAAAGCGGAGATGCAAGAGTTGGTTTGGTGGGTTTCCCTTCAGTTGGGAAATCTACACTGCTGAATAAATTAACTGGGACCTTTTCAGAG GTTGCTTCCTATGAATTCACTACTTTAACTTGCATACCAGGAGTGATCGTGTATCGAGGTGCAAAAATTCAG TTGTTAGATCTCCCTGGAATTATTGAGGGTGCTAAGGATGGAAAGGGTAGAGGAAGACAG GTTATCAGCACTGCTAGGACATGCAATTGCATTTTAATTgttcttgatgcaataaagccaATAACTCACAAGCGTCTAATTGAAAAAGAGCTCGAGGGATTTGGCATAAG GTTAAACAAGGAACCACCTAACCTTACATTCCGGAAGAAAGATAAAGGTGGTATCAATTTCActtcaacggttacaaacacACATCTGGATCTTGAAACTGTGAAGGCAATATGCAGTGAATACAGAATTCACAATGCTGATATCACTCTTAGGTTTGATGCAACTGCCGATGATCTCATTGATGTTATTGAAGGCAGTAGGATATATATGCCTTGCATCTATGTTGTGAACAAGATTGATCAGATTACACTTGAAGAGCTTGAGATTTTGGATAAACTTCCTCACTACTGTCCTGTCAG TGCTCACCTGGAGTGGAACCTTGATGGTTTGCTGGAGAAAATATGGGAGTATCTTAATTTAACTCGCATATATACAAAACCTAAAGGGATGAATCCAGACTATGAAGACCCTGTGATCCTATCATCTAAGACAAGGACTGTTGAGGATTTCTGCGAACGGATTCATAAAGATTTTATTAAACAATTTAAGTA TGCTCTTGTTTGGGGGTCAAGCGCGAAGCACAAGCCCCAAAGAGTTGGCAAG GAACATCTGCTTGAAGACGAAGATGTTGTTCAGATTATCAAAAAGGTGTGA
- the LOC137709808 gene encoding uncharacterized protein — translation MEDRKEKNAPWLSVPQFGDWDQKGQVPDYSLDFSKIREMRKQNKRDVSRASLGNEEELVASNTANVGAVHNEPHYQQTSHSPTSRRSIFSYFNCCVKA, via the exons ATGGAGGATCGAAAGGAG AAAAATGCGCCATGGTTGTCAGTGCCGCAATTCGGGGACTGGGATCAGAAGGGGCAAGTGCCAGACTATTCTCTTGATTTCTCAAAAATAAGGGAAATGAGGAAGCAAAACAAGAGAGATGTTTCCAGAGCCAGTCTTGGAAATGAAGAAGAACTCGTTGCCTCGAACACTGCTAATGTGGGCGCTGTTCACAATGAACCCCATTACCAGCAGACCTCCCACTCTCCAACT TCTCGACGGAGCATTTTCAGCTACTTCAACTGTTGTGTGAAAGCCTGA